The Actinomyces wuliandei genome contains the following window.
TCTGCGGGCTGCTGGAGGGCCTGGCCGGGTTCGGGGCACCAGTGGCGATCACCGCCGCGATGCTCCTGGTCCTGGGGCTGCCCAGGATCAAGGCGGCGCTGCTGACCATCGTGGGCAACTCGATCTACGTGGGCTTCGGGGCGATGGCGATCCCGGTGACGACGGCCGCCAACCTGGGCGGGGGCGAGGACCCGGCCGTGGTCGCCACGTTCATGGGCCGCTTCACCTGGCTCATGTGCGTGCTCATGCCCTTCATCCTGCTGTCCGTGCTCGACGGGGCACGCGCCCTGCGCCAACTGTGGCCCCTCGCCCTGGTCGCCGGGCTGGCAACCGGTGTGGGGCACTTCCTGTCCCCCTCGGTGTCCTACGAGCTCACCAGCGTCATCGCCGCCCTCCTGGGCTTCGCCGCCTCCTACCTGTTCCTTCTGGTGTGGACGCCGAGCACGCCGCAGGAGTACCGCTCCGAGGTGGCGGAGCAGGACCGGCCGGACCGTGAGCGCGTCGTCCTGGCCCTGCTGCCCTACGTGCTGGTGGTGGTGATCATCGCCGTCACCAAGCTGTGGCGGGTCGGCGTGGACCTGCGCGAGGTCCTGGCCTCCACCGACGTCGCCGTCCAGTGGCCGGGGGTGTACGGGTCCCTGCTGACCCCCTCCGGCGAGGCCTCCCAGTCGGCGGTCTACACGCTGCAGACCCTGTCCAACCCCGGGACGTGGATCTTCCTCACGGCGGTCATCGTGACCCTGGTGTACGCCGCACGCTCCTCGGGGGGCCTGTTCCCGATGACCGCCGCACGAGGGTTCCGTGCCCTGCCGGAGACCTGCTACAACCTGCGCCTGTCGATCCTGACGATCGCGACGGTCATGGCCCTGGCCTACGTCATGAACTTCTCCGGACAGACCTCTGCGGTGGGCGTGGCCCTGGCCACGGCTGGCGGGGCCTTCGCCTTCCTGTCCCCGGTCCTGGGCTGGATCGGCACGGCGGTGGCGGGGTCGGCCACCAGCGCTGGCGCGCTCTTCGCCAACCTCCAGGCCACGGCAGCCCAGGGGGCGGACCTGGACCCCCGGCTCCTGCTGGCGGCCAACACCATCGGCGGCGGGCTGGGCAAGATCGTCTCCCCGCAGAACCTGGCCGTGGTGACCACCGCCGTGGACTCCCCCGGCTCGGAGCCGGAGATCCTGCGCAAGGCGGCCCCGTACTCGGTGGGCCTGCTCCTGCTCCTGTGCGTACTGGTGCTGGCCGCCTCCCAGGGGTGGCTGGGCGGTTACACGCCCGCCTGAGGCGCGGGCGGGCGCGTACCGACTGCGACCCTCCGGCACCCGCTGGCCACCCCCGGCACCTGGCGCCCTGGTGGTCGTGTGGTTGCGCACACCCAGGGGCGCGTCTTCCCTGGCGATCTCACGGTGCCCGGCTGCCAGCACTCCAGAAGAATGTTGACTAGATCTCAAGACCAACATAGTGGGACGCAGCGACCAGCACGTCACCTACAGTAAGTTCCGTGAGCTACGATCTTGAGATTCGTTTCGACGTGCTGGCGCATACTGCTTCCAGGCTGGACCAGGAGCACGACACCCTCTCCGACTCGCCAACCAGCTGCCTGGTGAGCGCCCAGGAGGCGACCTCCGGGTTCCCGGCAGCCTTCAACGGCTCCTTGTTCAACCTGGCGGACGAGCACCGCAGCGTGCTCGAAGACCTTGACACGGTAGCAGCGGGCATCCGGACAGCCTCAGACTACTTCGAGCTCACCGAGGAGGACATCGCCGCCTCCGCCAGGCACCTCCTGCGAGAAAGCTGGTTGCGGCCATGACTACGACCGTCACGCTGTCGGCTGCGGCGTCCTTCACCCCGGAGCCTTACTACCAGGCCGCTTTTCGCTTGAACTCACAGGGGCGCACCGCCCAAGACGCCGCGCACGGGATCGTCAGCGCCAAGACGACGGCTGCCGAGGGGTGGAAGGGCAGGGCCGCAGCAGCCTTTGCAGCACGCGCCACCTCAGTAGCAGGCACGGTAGAGGGGCTGGCCACCAGCCTCATACAGCATGCCAACCTGCTGGAGTGGTATGCAAAGGCCAAGAACACCGCCTGCCGAAGAGCGGTAGATGCCGCGCAGCAGATGGAGGCTGCGGGTTTCGAGGTCGCGGACGACTGGACGCTGTCCCTGTCGGCGGCTCAGCAGCAGGCTACCGGGCAAGGTTTCCTCCTGACCCAGATGGCCGCCATGCAGACGACGCTCAACGCCTTCGCCCAAGCGATCACCCTGGTGGACACCCAGGCCACGGCCCAGCTGGCCTCTACAGCACCTACTGCGCCCATGTCGCCACAGGAGGCCCCATACACCACCGCCAATGGCTACACGACCGGGGAGCCCCCGGACCGGACCATCAAATTTGACGACGATTTCCCATTCGGCTCCAAGAGGGGGACCGCCACCGTCGAGGACGAGCTCTCCTGGCTCCGGTGGGAGGCGATGCTGCGAGGAGCCCAGGCGCTGCGCCCCGACCTCGACGACGCTCTGCCCATGTACGAGCACTACCGGGACGCCAGCGGCACACCTATGACCTTCGACTACGAGGAGGGGTACCGGGAGGACACCTCGATCCGCAAAGAGGTTGACGGAGAGCTGAACGAGACCATCACGGCAGCCAACGAGCTCGTCGAGAATGGCTATACCGACACCAAGTTGCACTCCCCTATACGTCAGGGCGATACCACCACGGACAACTGGTCAAAAACCATCGGTCAGCACCACTACTACAGCGACTCCACACTCAGAGTTGAGGGTGACACGGTGACACTGACAACGACAGTCACAGCAAGAGACCGATGGAACTTCAACAACAACATGGCCGACAAGGCCACAGGTATCCCTGACGCCGAAAACGGCCGCTTTGAGGAGCTAGGCTGGGCGCGGAGTTTTGACACGAGCGGGACCCTCACCCGAACGGTGTCGTGGAAGGTCGGGGAGGAGCCGCCCCAGCTCGGGGACGGCTCCGGCCAGGAGCCAGGCGACTCGCACGACGATGAGTCCCGGGACCGCAACGACTGGCGCGGCGGGTGGGACAACGGTGGAGGCCGCTACCCCCGCCACGAGCCCGGTGGCGGCGACCAGGCCAACCGCTACCCTGACGGCAGGCAGTACTGAGGAGGTTGCGTCGATGGTGACCGGCCGACTTCGAACCGACACCGCTGCGCTTCTGCCACTCATTCCGGGCCTACGAGGTGACGAGCCACGCCGGTGGATTGTCTGCGATGACTCCGGCAACGGCCTACCAGGCCCGGTCACCACACGGACCCACGCCCTGGTGACAGCCAAGGGCGTCCTTGCCAGAAAGCCTGCAGGCTACGCCGACACCCCGGCCTGCCTACCAGCAGGCATCCCGTCCGTCCTTGGAGCAGACACCTCCCCGCCATGAAGGACCGGCAGCCATCTAGCATTGGGGACCAGGAATCACCATGTCTCCAACCTTTGCGGCGCTCGCTGACAGGCTCATCCCTGTACACCGCTTTGCACCCGCTGAGACTAAGAAAAAGAGGAAGACCTGGACATGAGAAAACACACGAGACACGGACCCCTCAGCACAGCAACCGCCTGCGCCGTCCTCCTGACGGGGTGCTCCGTCCTGCCCCTCCCCGGCCAGGAGGAGCCGCAGGACGACCGCTTCGCCGACTTCACCCAATACGTACCAGATGAGCTGGAGGTCCTTGATGACACCACGTTCGTCCAGGATCTTATTCCAGGAGCCCAGGCGTCACAGGCGCACTACGTCATCCAGCATCGCTACCGAAACGCCCAAGACACACGGCTGCCGGAGCCTGATCGTCCCTACTGGTTCCACGCCGTCGTCTCCGTCAGGCCAGCCACCACCCAGGCCCTCGACGACGCCTCCACAGGGACAGCGGCCCTCCTGCCACCCGTCCACCCCGACCTCCACCACCACGTCCCCCACCACTGCGCCTTCACCACCGTCCCCGCCCAGGACGCCAACCAGATCCTCGACACCACCAACGCCACCCTCGAAGGAGACTCAGAACAATTCACCCTCGACGAGCTCGCCGTCTCCACCAGCTGCAACCTCATCATCCTCACCGGCACAGGAACCTCCTCCTAACTCCACGCACGGCAACCCCATCCTGACCCCCTGGAGCCGGGGAGAATCGGCTGCTGCACATCTTCAACCGACATCAACACGCCCACTGCCAGCGGACTGGCACCCTCACGCCGGAGCCCCACCACTCCGGCCGCAAGACAGACCCGAAGATGTGCGCCCGTAGCCAGCTGCGCGCAACCGCCTGCGGGCGCACCATGGAGATATGGGTAACGACGATGTCACCACCCCTCAGCCCTCCTCGTCCCCGACTACCTCGTCTCCAGCCACTTCGCCCTCGACCACGCCGACGTCCACCTCAGAGCCGTCAGCGAACCCCCCGCCAGCCAGCTCAACAGCCTCTGCCACTGCCACCACAGGTCCGGTGGGCAGCGCCCGTGACCGCCGTGAGGTCCTGCTGGCCCTCATCCGCGAGCATGGCACGCTGGCTGTCTCCGACCTGTCCACCCAGTTCGGCGTCTCCCAAGAGACCGCCCGGCGTGACGTGCGCGCCCTGGAGGACCGGGGCCTGGTCACCCGTTCCTACGGTGAGGTCACCGCTGTGGACGTCTCCACCTTCG
Protein-coding sequences here:
- a CDS encoding L-lactate permease, coding for MTPLTMPVLQLATSFTPSTTAVGSNVFLTALVGLAPLILFFVLMGAFKVPTHWCSLICLGVSALLAVVCFRMPVGMTALSATQGLAMGFVPIIYIIIAAVWLYNLTEVSGRSRDLRAVFNTIGKGDQRAQALIVAFSFCGLLEGLAGFGAPVAITAAMLLVLGLPRIKAALLTIVGNSIYVGFGAMAIPVTTAANLGGGEDPAVVATFMGRFTWLMCVLMPFILLSVLDGARALRQLWPLALVAGLATGVGHFLSPSVSYELTSVIAALLGFAASYLFLLVWTPSTPQEYRSEVAEQDRPDRERVVLALLPYVLVVVIIAVTKLWRVGVDLREVLASTDVAVQWPGVYGSLLTPSGEASQSAVYTLQTLSNPGTWIFLTAVIVTLVYAARSSGGLFPMTAARGFRALPETCYNLRLSILTIATVMALAYVMNFSGQTSAVGVALATAGGAFAFLSPVLGWIGTAVAGSATSAGALFANLQATAAQGADLDPRLLLAANTIGGGLGKIVSPQNLAVVTTAVDSPGSEPEILRKAAPYSVGLLLLLCVLVLAASQGWLGGYTPA